One window of Thermocoleostomius sinensis A174 genomic DNA carries:
- a CDS encoding FAD binding domain-containing protein — protein sequence MDLHTIETYLRPTALDQITTWQPGWAWLAGGTWMFSEPRPQTHTLVDLHGLGWSEFKITSDGLTIGATCIMSRLLQETYPASWTGIVALQQAVRELASFKVQNVATIAGNLCLAIPAGTFAPAMVALDAQYQIISLDGSARTVPAVQFQTGLRQTILQPGEVLRQIWVPAANLEWQVSYKRLCLASAGLALTIVVAAYHPATDRVRFGISGCVTVPRLIEFFSIPTSEQLTQALDRHLPLAEVINDAQGSAPYRRHLTQVLMQRSLQAVIH from the coding sequence ATGGATTTGCACACGATCGAGACCTATCTGCGACCTACCGCCTTGGATCAGATTACAACTTGGCAACCGGGCTGGGCTTGGCTGGCCGGGGGCACTTGGATGTTCTCGGAACCGCGACCACAAACCCATACCCTGGTTGATCTGCACGGGTTGGGATGGTCTGAATTCAAGATCACATCGGATGGACTGACGATCGGGGCAACTTGCATCATGAGTCGGTTGCTTCAAGAAACCTATCCAGCTAGTTGGACGGGAATAGTCGCGTTGCAGCAAGCCGTCCGTGAACTGGCGTCATTTAAGGTGCAAAATGTGGCAACGATCGCGGGCAATCTGTGCTTGGCCATCCCCGCCGGAACCTTTGCACCGGCCATGGTAGCCCTCGATGCCCAGTACCAAATCATCTCCCTAGACGGCTCCGCTCGTACTGTTCCGGCCGTTCAGTTTCAAACCGGGCTGCGCCAGACGATTCTGCAACCCGGCGAGGTGCTGCGCCAAATTTGGGTTCCGGCTGCCAACCTAGAATGGCAGGTAAGCTACAAACGGTTGTGTCTGGCGTCGGCAGGATTGGCATTAACAATCGTGGTCGCGGCGTATCATCCTGCAACCGATCGTGTCCGGTTTGGCATCAGCGGTTGTGTCACAGTGCCTCGGTTGATTGAGTTTTTCAGTATTCCAACTTCTGAGCAATTGACGCAAGCCCTCGATCGTCATTTGCCCTTAGCAGAGGTCATCAATGATGCTCAAGGCAGTGCTCCCTATCGTCGGCATCTCACCCAGGTGCTGATGCAACGATCGCTGCAAGCAGTCATTCATTAA
- the guaD gene encoding guanine deaminase: MSPFSQPDYSSGYQAFRSAFLDFIGDPFYQPEAECVRYIADGLLILENGRVKDLGPYEALKAQYADVTVTTYTNKLILPGFIDTHIHFPQTEMIAAYGEQLLEWLNQYVFPIEGKFQDKSYAQQIAAIFLDELLKNGTTTALVFTAVYPESVDAFFEAAEQRNLCMIAGKVLMDRNAPSFLSDTPETAYQESKRLIQKWHKRGRLRYAITPRFAVTSTEAQLRLAGTLLQEFPDVYLHTHLSENVKEVELVAQLFPEAAGYLDVYDRAGLVGERSVFAHGVQLREDEFQRLSEARAAIAFCPTSNLFLGSGLFNLERAKSAESPVKVGFGTDVGAGTSFSLLQTANEAYKVAQLRGQKLSAFKALFLATLGGARALMLDDRLGNFEVGKEADFVVLDLRPTPLLAVRNPTATATSLEELADRVFALMILGDDRAVQATYILGNLAYTQAVGQQPV; encoded by the coding sequence ATGTCTCCTTTCAGCCAACCAGACTACAGTTCTGGCTATCAAGCCTTTCGCTCTGCATTTCTTGATTTTATAGGAGATCCGTTTTATCAGCCTGAAGCTGAGTGTGTGCGGTACATTGCAGACGGGTTATTAATTCTAGAGAATGGGCGAGTGAAAGATTTGGGACCATACGAAGCCCTGAAGGCTCAGTACGCTGATGTGACCGTAACAACCTATACCAATAAACTAATTCTGCCAGGCTTTATTGACACCCATATTCATTTTCCACAGACCGAAATGATTGCAGCCTATGGTGAGCAATTGTTGGAGTGGTTAAATCAATACGTATTTCCTATAGAAGGAAAGTTTCAAGACAAATCCTATGCGCAACAAATCGCCGCAATTTTTCTAGATGAATTGCTCAAAAATGGGACAACGACGGCTCTGGTCTTCACGGCCGTTTATCCAGAGTCAGTGGATGCATTCTTTGAAGCGGCAGAACAGCGCAACCTTTGCATGATTGCTGGCAAGGTGTTGATGGATCGCAACGCGCCGTCTTTTCTATCGGATACGCCTGAAACCGCTTATCAAGAGAGTAAGCGGTTGATTCAAAAATGGCACAAGCGAGGTCGTCTGCGCTATGCTATTACGCCCCGTTTTGCTGTCACTTCCACAGAAGCGCAACTGCGTTTGGCTGGAACTTTGCTGCAAGAATTTCCTGATGTATATTTGCACACGCACCTGTCGGAGAATGTGAAGGAAGTGGAGTTGGTGGCACAACTTTTTCCAGAGGCAGCCGGGTACTTGGATGTGTACGATCGCGCTGGGTTAGTGGGAGAGCGATCGGTGTTTGCGCATGGGGTGCAATTGCGCGAGGACGAATTTCAACGGCTCTCTGAAGCGCGAGCAGCGATCGCCTTTTGTCCCACTTCCAACTTATTTTTGGGCAGTGGCTTGTTTAACCTAGAGCGAGCCAAATCAGCCGAGAGTCCCGTTAAGGTTGGATTTGGAACGGATGTGGGAGCCGGAACCAGTTTTTCGCTGCTGCAAACCGCCAATGAGGCTTATAAGGTAGCCCAATTGCGTGGACAAAAGCTATCTGCCTTCAAAGCTCTGTTTCTTGCCACACTTGGAGGAGCAAGAGCGCTGATGCTAGACGATCGCCTGGGCAATTTTGAAGTAGGTAAAGAGGCAGATTTTGTTGTGCTGGATCTACGCCCCACCCCTCTGCTGGCTGTGCGTAATCCTACTGCAACAGCAACCTCGTTAGAAGAACTAGCCGATCGGGTCTTTGCTCTCATGATCTTAGGAGACGATCGGGCGGTGCAAGCCACCTACATTTTGGGAAATTTGGCATATACCCAAGCAGTGGGACAGCAGCCAGTCTGA
- a CDS encoding site-2 protease family protein, producing the protein MNGNLRVGNLFGIPFYINVSWFLVLAIVTWEYGNQLGFVFPQLGGLAWGFGFIAALLLFASVLAHELGHSFVAIRQGIPVNSITLFLFGGLASLEEESKTPAEAFWVAIAGPLVSVILFGVFTAINLFTGISGPLAAIVSLLAYINLILAAFNLLPGLPLDGGNVLKAIVWKITGKPYSGIAFASRTGQALGWIGISLGFLNLLGVSNIGSIWTLLIGWFLLQNATRYSQAATVQKQLSGLTAADAVNPNSPIVSANISLREFANNYVIGNPANWRKYLVIDAEGQLIGEIAVEAMKTVPTNDWWNIQVRELMQPIEQLETVTSDEPLLDVVQLLERKQLPSLVVLREGGALVGLLEKAAIIQLLQKRTQTQTEAEVVS; encoded by the coding sequence ATGAACGGCAACCTGCGCGTTGGCAATTTGTTTGGAATTCCTTTTTATATTAATGTCTCCTGGTTCCTGGTTCTGGCGATTGTCACCTGGGAATATGGAAACCAACTAGGATTTGTGTTTCCGCAATTGGGAGGACTAGCTTGGGGGTTTGGCTTCATTGCAGCGCTGTTACTGTTTGCTTCAGTGCTAGCCCATGAGTTAGGACACAGCTTTGTAGCAATTCGGCAAGGAATTCCGGTAAATTCGATTACGCTATTTTTGTTTGGTGGCTTAGCTAGCCTGGAAGAGGAATCAAAAACTCCGGCTGAGGCATTTTGGGTGGCGATTGCCGGTCCCCTTGTTAGCGTGATTCTGTTTGGCGTTTTCACTGCTATTAATCTTTTTACAGGAATTAGCGGCCCGCTAGCGGCAATTGTCAGTTTACTCGCTTACATTAATTTGATTTTGGCGGCGTTCAATTTGCTGCCGGGTCTGCCACTGGACGGCGGCAACGTACTGAAGGCGATCGTTTGGAAAATTACTGGCAAGCCCTATAGCGGCATTGCTTTTGCTAGCCGGACTGGACAGGCTTTAGGTTGGATTGGCATCAGCTTGGGCTTTCTGAATTTGCTGGGTGTAAGCAACATCGGCAGCATCTGGACATTGTTGATTGGTTGGTTCCTACTGCAAAATGCAACTCGCTATTCTCAGGCAGCAACGGTTCAAAAGCAACTAAGTGGGTTGACTGCGGCCGATGCCGTGAACCCCAATAGCCCGATCGTATCGGCGAATATTTCCTTGCGAGAGTTTGCCAACAACTATGTCATTGGTAATCCAGCTAACTGGCGCAAGTACCTAGTTATAGATGCTGAAGGGCAACTGATTGGTGAAATTGCGGTTGAGGCAATGAAGACCGTCCCCACAAATGATTGGTGGAATATTCAAGTTCGAGAGTTAATGCAACCGATCGAACAATTGGAAACCGTAACTTCGGATGAACCGTTACTAGATGTGGTTCAACTTTTGGAACGTAAGCAACTGCCGTCACTAGTAGTCTTGCGCGAGGGTGGGGCGCTCGTGGGCTTATTGGAAAAAGCAGCCATTATTCAGCTTTTACAAAAGCGAACACAGACACAGACCGAGGCGGAAGTGGTTTCTTGA
- a CDS encoding SPFH domain-containing protein: MEVLLAWLASLNPWIVAAILVVFTGAGSVKRVREGNEALVERLGRYHRKLSPGLHLGVVPLVDHISFQADIREQIIDIEPIEAVTADNVRISVDAIIFWRIFKLEKVYYGIADAKAAVENIVITTLRSEIGQMTLEETNSGRDRIIRALLESLDEATEPWGVKVTRVEIQDIKPPLSVIAALEQERSAISEKRAMIERAEARKQAFIIETEAIAYATKMMTDRLPPEISPKDVLNFLLVREYIQSGQHLTESLEEIKQKISLNEAEAIAAKNPFPLLPDSANELWEDGLLR, from the coding sequence ATGGAAGTGTTACTTGCTTGGCTAGCTAGCCTCAATCCCTGGATTGTTGCCGCAATTTTGGTTGTGTTTACGGGTGCTGGCTCAGTTAAACGAGTACGAGAAGGCAATGAAGCCTTAGTGGAACGGTTAGGACGCTATCATCGTAAACTCTCGCCAGGCTTACATTTGGGCGTAGTACCGCTGGTTGATCACATTTCATTTCAAGCAGACATTCGCGAGCAGATTATTGATATTGAACCGATCGAAGCGGTGACCGCTGACAATGTTCGTATTAGTGTGGATGCGATTATTTTCTGGCGAATTTTTAAACTAGAAAAGGTCTATTACGGAATTGCCGATGCCAAAGCAGCCGTTGAAAATATTGTGATTACAACCCTGCGATCGGAAATTGGGCAAATGACGCTGGAAGAAACCAATTCTGGACGCGATCGGATCATCCGTGCCTTGCTGGAAAGTTTGGATGAAGCCACTGAACCCTGGGGCGTAAAAGTGACGCGGGTAGAAATTCAGGACATTAAACCGCCACTAAGTGTCATTGCTGCCCTGGAGCAAGAACGATCGGCGATTAGTGAAAAACGAGCCATGATTGAACGGGCTGAAGCTCGCAAGCAAGCGTTCATCATCGAAACCGAAGCGATCGCCTATGCCACCAAAATGATGACCGATCGCTTACCGCCCGAAATTAGCCCCAAAGACGTTCTCAATTTTTTGCTAGTACGCGAATACATTCAGTCTGGACAGCACCTCACTGAAAGCCTAGAGGAAATTAAACAAAAAATCAGCCTGAATGAGGCTGAAGCGATTGCTGCCAAAAACCCATTTCCTCTACTCCCTGATTCTGCCAACGAACTATGGGAAGATGGATTGCTACGATAA
- a CDS encoding carotenoid oxygenase family protein, whose translation MQRFQLNQETSSAQTVPVSYNLNDWQKGYRSLRDECAYWIDEIEGEVPIDLNGTLFRNGPGLLDIGGRRIHHPFDGDGMVCAFSFRNGRAHFRNRYVQTQGYLEEQQAEKILYRGVFGTQKPGGWLANFLDLRLKNIANTNIIYWGDKLLALWEAAEPHRLDPQTLETIGIDYLDGVLQPGSAFAAHPRIDPACQFDQGEPCLVNFAIKPGLSSRITIYELNAAGKVVRQHAHAVPGFAFMHDFAITPNYCIFFQAPMSFNPMPYLLGLKGAGQCLQVRKQPTQIVIIPRNGTDPVQFIPVDAGFVFHHANAFEQDGHLYIDSICYATLPDIEPDEDYLQVKFETLDPGQLWRFQVNPQTQTVDRQLIDPRCCEFPVVHPSQVGRPYRYLYVGAAHAPVGNAPLQALLKLDWQTGEQKLWSAAPRGFVGEPQFVARHNSTAEDEGWLLTLVFNAETERSELVILDARHLQPVAILRLKHHVPYGLHGFFTPQTFAPAD comes from the coding sequence ATGCAAAGGTTTCAACTGAATCAGGAAACATCCTCTGCTCAAACCGTTCCGGTTTCCTATAATTTGAATGATTGGCAGAAGGGCTATCGATCGCTGCGAGACGAATGCGCTTACTGGATTGATGAGATTGAAGGAGAGGTTCCGATTGATTTAAATGGAACCCTATTCCGCAATGGTCCAGGTCTATTAGACATCGGCGGCCGCCGCATTCACCATCCGTTCGACGGTGACGGCATGGTTTGCGCCTTTAGTTTTCGCAACGGTCGTGCCCATTTTCGCAATCGCTATGTGCAGACGCAAGGGTATTTGGAAGAACAGCAAGCTGAGAAAATCCTCTATCGCGGTGTATTTGGGACGCAAAAGCCTGGCGGTTGGCTAGCAAACTTTCTTGATCTGCGGCTGAAGAATATTGCTAATACCAATATCATCTACTGGGGCGACAAACTGCTGGCACTGTGGGAAGCGGCAGAACCCCATCGTCTTGATCCTCAAACTCTGGAGACGATCGGCATTGATTATCTAGATGGAGTACTGCAACCAGGATCGGCCTTTGCGGCTCATCCTCGCATCGATCCGGCTTGCCAATTTGATCAGGGCGAACCGTGCCTCGTTAACTTCGCCATCAAACCCGGCTTGTCGAGCCGCATTACTATTTACGAACTGAATGCTGCTGGAAAGGTAGTACGGCAACATGCTCATGCGGTTCCAGGCTTTGCCTTCATGCACGACTTTGCCATTACGCCCAATTACTGCATCTTCTTTCAGGCTCCTATGAGCTTTAATCCGATGCCTTACCTGCTGGGGCTAAAAGGAGCCGGGCAATGTCTTCAGGTGCGGAAGCAGCCGACGCAAATTGTCATCATTCCTCGAAATGGAACCGATCCCGTTCAGTTCATTCCTGTTGATGCGGGTTTTGTGTTTCATCATGCCAATGCCTTTGAGCAAGATGGGCATCTTTATATTGACTCCATTTGCTATGCCACCTTGCCCGATATTGAACCCGATGAAGATTATCTACAAGTGAAATTTGAGACACTTGATCCGGGACAACTGTGGCGTTTCCAGGTGAATCCACAAACTCAAACCGTCGATCGCCAACTCATTGATCCGCGCTGCTGTGAGTTCCCTGTGGTTCATCCCAGCCAGGTCGGGCGTCCGTATCGGTATTTGTATGTTGGAGCGGCTCATGCACCCGTGGGAAATGCACCGTTGCAGGCGCTGTTGAAGTTAGACTGGCAAACGGGCGAACAGAAACTATGGAGTGCGGCTCCGCGGGGATTTGTCGGAGAACCGCAGTTTGTAGCACGCCATAACAGTACCGCCGAAGATGAGGGTTGGCTCCTGACACTTGTGTTTAATGCCGAAACTGAGCGATCAGAATTAGTGATTTTAGATGCGCGTCATTTGCAACCTGTAGCAATCCTG
- a CDS encoding M20/M25/M40 family metallo-hydrolase, giving the protein MDVETLKQSLQGHLEQLIRDRDPYLSSEGHFYVQQYVRQQLEQWGAVEIHEFVYEGRQHQNLILSLPSRVARTASMPILIGAHYDAVPGSPGADDNATGVAGLLELAKSFATEPPLHPVRLVAFDLEERGLIGSRAYATQLRQQGQRLRLMLSLEMLGYCDRTPGSQRYPSGLQRFYPDRGDFIGLIGNWQTIPDLVRLSRCIRQVGQVSCQWLPAGSRGQIVPATRASDHAPFWDLGYRAMMVTDTAFLRNPHYHQSSDRLETLDLDFLAGVCWGLIHGLRQL; this is encoded by the coding sequence GTGGATGTTGAAACGTTAAAACAAAGTTTGCAGGGGCATTTGGAGCAGTTGATTCGCGATCGCGATCCGTATCTGTCGAGTGAGGGACATTTCTATGTGCAGCAATATGTTCGGCAGCAGTTGGAGCAGTGGGGCGCGGTGGAAATTCATGAGTTTGTATACGAGGGGCGGCAACATCAAAATTTGATTCTCAGCCTACCAAGTCGGGTTGCTAGAACAGCGAGTATGCCGATTTTGATTGGTGCTCATTACGATGCAGTGCCGGGATCACCGGGAGCCGATGATAATGCGACGGGGGTGGCGGGGTTGCTAGAATTAGCAAAATCGTTTGCAACTGAGCCGCCGTTACATCCTGTTCGGTTGGTTGCATTTGATTTGGAAGAACGTGGACTGATCGGTAGCCGTGCCTACGCGACACAACTGCGCCAGCAAGGGCAACGCTTGCGGTTGATGCTGTCGTTGGAAATGTTGGGCTATTGCGATCGCACCCCCGGTTCTCAGCGCTACCCTAGCGGCCTACAGCGGTTTTATCCCGATCGAGGAGATTTCATTGGCTTGATTGGTAACTGGCAAACAATTCCTGATTTAGTTCGCCTTAGCCGCTGCATTCGCCAAGTGGGGCAAGTGTCTTGCCAATGGCTACCTGCCGGAAGTCGCGGCCAGATTGTGCCTGCTACTCGCGCCAGCGATCATGCGCCCTTTTGGGATCTGGGCTATCGCGCCATGATGGTAACGGACACGGCTTTCTTGCGCAACCCGCACTATCACCAAAGCAGCGATCGGCTGGAAACCTTAGATCTAGATTTTTTGGCGGGGGTTTGTTGGGGCTTGATCCACGGTCTTCGCCAGTTGTAA
- a CDS encoding folate/biopterin family MFS transporter — MVLSFPGSTKLKEFLTEKILFGNEPSPELIAILLVYFVQGILGLARLAVSFFLKDDLGLTPAQVSALMGIAALPWMVKPLFGFISDGLPLFGYRRRPYLILSGLLGAGAWMALATVVDTAWAATVAIALSSLSVAFSDVIVDSLVVERARHEAAKDAGSLQSLSWGASALGGLITAYFSGFLLEHFSNQTVFGITATFPLIVSIVAWLISESQVERTQDWQTVRHQVSQLRQAITQKSIWLPTAFLFLWQATPTADSAFFFFTTNELGFQPEFLGRVRLVTSVASLLGVWLFQRFFRTLPFRTLFGWTTCVSTLLGMTALLLVTHTNRAIGIDDYWFSLGDSLILTVMGQIAYMPILVLAARLCPPGVEATLFALLMSVTNLAGLLSYEFGALLTHWLGVTETNFDRLWLLVLITNLSTLLPLPFLGWLPSGQASDVTAPELSSLTLPASPATTLETELSAVAAEKELITELQQ; from the coding sequence ATGGTACTATCTTTCCCCGGCTCTACCAAACTCAAAGAGTTCCTCACCGAGAAGATCCTGTTCGGAAACGAACCTAGCCCAGAATTAATCGCGATTCTGTTGGTCTACTTTGTTCAGGGAATTCTGGGATTAGCCCGGCTAGCCGTCAGCTTCTTTCTAAAAGATGATTTGGGCTTGACGCCCGCTCAAGTTTCAGCCCTGATGGGTATTGCGGCCTTACCCTGGATGGTGAAGCCGCTGTTTGGGTTCATTTCAGACGGGCTACCCCTGTTTGGCTATCGTCGCCGTCCCTATCTGATTCTCTCCGGCTTATTGGGAGCAGGTGCTTGGATGGCGTTAGCCACTGTAGTAGATACAGCTTGGGCCGCCACTGTGGCGATCGCGCTTAGTTCTCTTTCGGTCGCGTTCAGCGATGTAATTGTGGACTCACTAGTGGTGGAGCGGGCCCGCCATGAAGCCGCTAAAGATGCCGGATCGCTGCAATCGTTGTCTTGGGGAGCCTCGGCGTTGGGAGGCTTAATCACGGCTTATTTCAGCGGATTTCTGCTAGAGCACTTCAGCAATCAAACTGTATTTGGGATTACGGCGACGTTCCCACTGATTGTGTCGATCGTTGCTTGGTTGATTAGCGAATCGCAGGTAGAGCGCACCCAAGATTGGCAAACCGTGCGGCATCAAGTCAGCCAGTTGCGACAAGCAATTACCCAAAAATCAATTTGGTTGCCCACGGCATTCCTGTTTCTTTGGCAAGCCACCCCTACGGCTGATTCCGCCTTTTTCTTTTTCACTACCAATGAACTTGGCTTTCAACCCGAATTTTTAGGACGCGTTCGCTTAGTAACCAGTGTCGCGTCATTGCTGGGCGTTTGGTTATTTCAGCGCTTCTTCAGAACTCTGCCCTTTCGCACGTTGTTCGGCTGGACAACGTGCGTGTCTACGCTGTTGGGCATGACGGCGCTGCTGCTGGTGACGCACACCAATCGGGCGATCGGCATTGACGACTATTGGTTTAGCTTAGGCGATAGCTTGATTTTGACCGTGATGGGACAGATTGCCTACATGCCGATCCTAGTACTGGCGGCGCGATTGTGTCCTCCGGGTGTAGAAGCAACGCTATTTGCCCTGCTGATGTCTGTCACAAATCTGGCGGGGCTATTATCCTACGAATTTGGGGCCCTACTGACCCACTGGCTGGGCGTGACGGAGACGAATTTCGATCGGCTCTGGCTGCTGGTGCTAATAACTAATCTCAGTACCCTGCTGCCGCTGCCGTTTTTAGGCTGGTTGCCTAGCGGCCAAGCGAGTGATGTCACGGCACCGGAACTTTCTTCCCTTACTTTGCCAGCGAGTCCAGCGACCACCCTTGAAACTGAACTTTCTGCCGTTGCAGCCGAGAAAGAATTAATTACCGAACTTCAGCAGTAA
- a CDS encoding NCS2 family permease yields MSNEIDLGLEEREQEPFQEPPSYSGWQAAIARYFMFDYYHTGFRTEILAGLTTFMTMAYILVVNPLILSDAIFLNEPRDLFSELVIATAVSSAIGTLIMALLAKYPFALAPGMGINAFFAYSVVLGLGIDWRLALACVFVEGIIFILLTVTDIRRHLITAVPDVIKVATGVGIGLFLAYIGLSGAVETGGAGLIVADEVTKTSFGSFRQPATILATVGIFLTAFLMLRRIKGALLWGIIGTALLGWVFGVAAPPSGFLAAPVFPADLFGVAITGLAGLNAANFFDFLAALLVFLFVDMFDTIGTLAGVGKQAGYIGEDGELPRANQALTADAIATTAGAVLGTSSVTTYVESAAGISEGGRTGFTAVVVALLFVVALFLSPVFEAIPAFATAPALLIVGVLMMMSVVHIKWNDLTEAIPAFLTIFFIPLGFSIAEGLSAGLIAYPILKTFQGRSNEVPAVTWILALIFVTRYIFMTLRFG; encoded by the coding sequence ATGAGCAATGAAATCGATTTAGGACTGGAAGAAAGAGAACAGGAACCGTTTCAAGAACCACCTTCCTACAGTGGATGGCAAGCGGCGATTGCTCGCTACTTCATGTTTGATTACTACCACACGGGGTTTCGCACCGAGATTCTAGCAGGTCTAACCACGTTTATGACCATGGCCTATATCTTGGTGGTGAATCCATTAATTCTTTCCGATGCCATCTTTTTGAATGAACCGAGAGATTTATTCAGTGAATTGGTAATTGCTACGGCGGTGTCATCGGCGATCGGAACGTTGATTATGGCACTGCTGGCTAAGTACCCGTTCGCGCTGGCTCCGGGGATGGGAATTAATGCTTTCTTTGCCTACTCGGTGGTGTTGGGATTGGGCATCGATTGGCGGCTGGCGCTAGCCTGTGTATTTGTAGAAGGCATTATTTTTATTCTTCTCACAGTCACCGATATTCGGCGGCATTTGATTACCGCTGTACCGGATGTGATCAAGGTAGCCACTGGCGTGGGGATTGGCCTATTCCTCGCTTACATTGGGCTAAGTGGAGCCGTTGAAACAGGTGGCGCAGGTTTAATCGTGGCGGATGAAGTCACCAAGACCTCCTTTGGTAGTTTCAGGCAACCTGCCACAATTTTGGCAACGGTGGGAATTTTTTTAACCGCGTTTCTAATGTTACGACGCATCAAAGGAGCATTGCTGTGGGGCATTATTGGCACAGCGTTGCTGGGATGGGTGTTTGGCGTGGCGGCTCCCCCTAGTGGGTTTTTGGCAGCCCCGGTCTTTCCAGCCGATCTCTTTGGCGTTGCCATCACAGGTCTAGCTGGTTTGAATGCGGCTAACTTCTTTGATTTTCTGGCAGCACTCCTCGTCTTTTTGTTTGTCGATATGTTTGATACGATCGGCACGTTGGCGGGCGTGGGCAAGCAAGCAGGCTACATTGGTGAAGATGGCGAACTGCCTCGCGCTAACCAAGCGCTCACGGCTGATGCCATTGCCACCACGGCAGGGGCCGTGTTAGGAACCTCGAGCGTTACCACCTATGTAGAATCGGCGGCTGGCATTTCTGAAGGGGGACGCACTGGCTTTACAGCGGTGGTTGTGGCACTGCTATTTGTGGTAGCGCTGTTTCTATCGCCTGTTTTTGAAGCGATTCCCGCCTTTGCAACAGCCCCAGCCCTGCTGATTGTGGGTGTGTTGATGATGATGAGCGTGGTGCATATTAAGTGGAATGACCTAACAGAAGCAATTCCCGCCTTCTTGACCATCTTTTTCATTCCCCTAGGATTCTCGATCGCAGAAGGGCTATCGGCCGGATTGATTGCCTATCCCATTCTCAAAACCTTTCAGGGGCGATCGAATGAAGTTCCGGCTGTCACTTGGATTCTAGCGCTGATCTTCGTCACGCGATATATCTTTATGACGCTGCGATTTGGTTAA
- a CDS encoding GIY-YIG nuclease family protein: MTTVDQPSLFSTLPPPVQSPSSLIAGCPLSDEALQTWKQRIVTFQHHVQTTGSVQQGNLFDDVTQITLPDWVRSAEVDSDNIDPFTLPQQNTEFWRWKINDVGIAALYFVIDYQATLLLYVGETVKSNQRWKGEHDCKRYLMNYVSAHRSLNLPVQVNISFWAKAPVQTRPRQRLESALIRKWRSPFNKENWEFWGTPFVGGN, encoded by the coding sequence GTGACAACGGTTGATCAGCCCTCCCTATTTTCTACTTTGCCACCACCTGTGCAATCGCCCAGTTCATTGATTGCGGGTTGCCCTCTGAGTGATGAAGCCCTGCAAACTTGGAAACAGCGAATTGTTACATTTCAGCACCACGTGCAAACGACTGGATCGGTACAGCAAGGCAATTTGTTTGATGATGTAACGCAGATCACTTTACCCGATTGGGTGAGGTCTGCGGAGGTCGATTCTGATAACATTGATCCATTCACACTACCGCAGCAAAACACGGAATTTTGGCGCTGGAAAATCAATGATGTAGGGATTGCTGCGCTTTATTTTGTGATTGATTATCAAGCTACTCTCTTACTTTATGTTGGCGAAACGGTGAAATCTAACCAACGTTGGAAAGGAGAACACGATTGCAAGCGTTATCTGATGAATTACGTTTCTGCCCATCGATCGCTCAATCTCCCAGTGCAAGTCAATATTAGTTTTTGGGCAAAAGCTCCAGTGCAAACCCGACCCCGTCAACGGCTAGAATCGGCTCTCATCCGCAAGTGGCGATCGCCGTTTAATAAAGAAAACTGGGAGTTTTGGGGAACACCTTTTGTTGGAGGGAACTGA